A portion of the Zootoca vivipara chromosome 6, rZooViv1.1, whole genome shotgun sequence genome contains these proteins:
- the WDR59 gene encoding GATOR complex protein WDR59 isoform X2: MTVTHTTLLLRDLDWAVFEPDLLVTSSVDTYIYIWDIKDTRKPTVSLSAVAGASQVKWNKKNAHCLATSHDGDVRIWDRRKPGTAVEYLAAHLSKIHGLDWHPDNENILATSSQDNSVRFWDYRQPRKYLNILGCQVPVWKARYTPFSNGLVTVMVPQLRRENSLLLWNVFDLNTPVHTFVGHDDVVLEFQWRKQKEGSKDYQLVTWSRDQTLRLWRVDCQLQRLCSNDLLDGVEELIDGISLLPEPDKALPSQDTEPQQNANHGEEEALKEDSQKSLLVGKKLDQLGLPQTLQQEFSLINVQIRNVNMEMDAVNRSCTVSVHCSNHRVKMLVMFPAQYPNNAAPSFQFVNQTTIPSTMKAKLLKILKDTSMQKVKRNQCCLEPCLRQLVSCLESVVNQEDSSSSNPYALPNSVTPPLPTFPRVSNAYGSYQDSNIPFPRTSGARFCGAGYLVYFTRPMTMHRTVSPTEPTPRSLSALSAYHSGLITPMKIRTETPGNLRLYGGSPTRNEKEQVSISSFYYKERKSRRWKSSKREGTDAANRPIKAAGKVIIQDVSCLLPVHKLLGEMYILNVTDIQETCQKNAASALTVGRKDLLQVWSLATVATDLCLGPNSDPDLETPWAQHPFGRQLLDSLVAHYCQLHDVQTLAMLCSVFEAQSRPQGALIPVGFFPQRSSNHSRYPSFTSSGSCSSMSDPGLSTSSWNIASKELDHIPAWGESSPDDFRFGNLAFADHRDREKDQHDKNKRLLDPANTQQFDDFKKCYGEILYRWGLREKRAEVLKFVSCPPDPHKGIEFGVYCSHCRSEVRGVQCALCKGFAFQCAICHVAVRGSSNFCLTCGHGGHTSHMMEWFRTQEVCPTGCGCHCLLESTF; the protein is encoded by the exons TGATTTGGACTGGGCAGTATTTGAGCCGGACCTGCTGGTTACCAGTTCGGTTGACACATACATCTACATCTGGGATATCAA GGACACCCGGAAGCCTACTGTCTCACTTTCTGCCGTTG ctggtgcctcccaggTAAAATGGAATAAGAAGAATGCCCACTGCTTGGCAACCAGCCATGACGGGGATGTGCGCATTTGGGACAGGCGG AAACCCGGCACTGCGGTGGAGTACTTGGCTGCTCATCTCTCTAAAATCCATGGCCTGGACTGGCACCCAGACAATGAGAACATATTGGCTACATCCAGCCAGGACAACTCTGtcagg TTTTGGGATTATCGACAACCCCGAAAATACCTCAACATCCTGGGATGTCAGGTTCCTGTCTGGAAAGCCAGATACACG CCTTTCAGCAATGGACTGGTGACAGTGATGGTGCCCCAGCTGCGGAGAGAGAACAGCCTCCTCCTCTGGAATGTCTTTGACCTGAACACGCCAGTCCACACCTTTGTCGGGCACGATGATGTTGTGCTAGAATTCCAGTGGCGGAAGCAGAAGGAAG GATCCAAGGACTACCAGCTGGTCACCTGGTCTCGAGATCAGACACTTCGGCTGTGGCGAGTTGATTGCCAGCTGCAACGG CTGTGCTCCAATGACCTCCTGGATGGGGTGGAGGAGCTCATCGATGGGATTTCTCTCCTGCCAGAGCCAGACAAGGCCCTGCCTTCCCAAGACACTGAGCCCCAGCAAAATGCCAACCATGGAGAAGAGGAAG CCTTGAAAGAAGACTCCCAGAAAAGTCTCCTGGTGGGGAAAAAGCTGGACCAGCTGGGGCTGCCTCAAACCTTGCAGCAGGAATTCTCTCTGATCAATGTGCAGATCCGAAACGTCAACATGGAG ATGGATGCCGTAAATCGTAGCTGCACCGTCTCTGTGCACTGCAGCAACCACAGGGTCAAGATGCTGGTGATGTTCCCTGCTCAGTATCCCAACAATGCTGCCCCCTCCTTCCAGTTTGTCAATCAGACCACCATCCCCTCCACCATGAAGGCCAAGCTGCTGAAG ATCCTGAAGGACACTTCCATGCAGAAAGTGAAACGGAATCAGTGCTGCCTGGAGCCCTGTCTGCGCCAGTTGGTCTCCTGTCTGGAATCTGTTGTG AACCAGGAGGACAGCTCCTCCAGCAACCCCTATGCGCTCCCAAACTCCGTCACACCGCCCTTGCCAACATTCCCCAGGGTCTCGAATGCTTACGGCTCCTATCAGGATTCCAACATCCCATTTCCACGCACCTCTGGAGCCAGGTTTTGTGGGGCAG GGTACTTGGTGTACTTCACACGACCCATGACGATGCACCGCACAGTCTCCCCTACAGAACCAACCCCCCG ATCCCTGTCGGCCCTCTCAGCCTACCATAGTGGCCTCATCACTCCCATGAAGATCCGTACAGAGACCCCTGGCAACCTGCGCTTGTATGGTGGGAGCCCTACACGCAACGAAAAGGAGCAGGTCTCCATCAGTTCCTTCTACTATAAGGAGAGG AAATCCAGGAGATGGAAGAGCAGCAAGCGAGAGGGGACGGATGCTGCCAACCGGCCCATCAAAGCTGCCGGGAAAGTGATCATTCAGGATGTCTCTTGTCTACTTCCTGTCCACAAATTGCTAGGGGAGATGTACAT ACTGAACGTGACTGACATCCAGGAGACCTGTCAGAAGAACGCTGCCTCTGCTCTGACTGTGGGACGCAAGGATCTCTTGCAG GTCTGGTCACTGGCCACAGTAGCAACTGATCTCTGCCTTGGCCCAAACTCCGACCCAGACTTGGAGACCCCCTGGGCCCAGCATCCGTTCGGCCGCCAGCTCCTGGATTCTCT gGTGGCCCACTATTGCCAGCTCCATGACGTACAGACTCTAGCCATGCTGTGCAGTGTCTTTGAAGCCCAGTCCAGGCCACAGGGAGCCCTGATTCCTGTGGGATTCTTTCCTCAACGCTCCTCCAACCACAGCCGATAT CCCAGCTTTACCTCCTCTGGCTCCTGTTCCAGCATGTCAGACCCTGGGCTCAGCACCAGCAGCTGGAACATAG CCAGCAAAGAATTGGACCACATACCAGCCTGGGGCGAGTCTTCACCTGATGACTTCCGCTTTGGGAACTTGGCATTCGCTGACCACCGGGATCGGGAGAAGGATCAGCATGACAAGAACAAAAG GCTTCTGGACCCAGCCAACACCCAGCAGTTTGATGACTTTAAGAAGTGCTACGGAGAAATCCTTTACCGCTGGGGCCTGCGAGAGAAGCGGGCGGAAGTTCTCAAGTTTGTCTCTTGCCCCCCTGACCCGCACAAGGGGATTG AGTTTGGGGTCTACTGCAGCCACTGCCGCAGCGAAGTGCGTGGCGTTCAGTGTGCCCTCTGCAAGGGCTTTGCGTTCCAGTGTGCCATCTGCCACGTGGCAGTGCGAGGCTCTTCCAACTTCTGCCTGACCTGCGGGCACGGAGGACACACCAGCCACATGATGGAGTGGTTCCGCACTCAGGAAGTGTGTCCCACAGGCTGTGGGTGCCACTGCTTGCTGGAGAGCACTTTCTGA